The Primulina eburnea isolate SZY01 chromosome 13, ASM2296580v1, whole genome shotgun sequence genome includes a region encoding these proteins:
- the LOC140809688 gene encoding uncharacterized protein isoform X1, with protein MQRHLPILSSSIILAQSFILHHFCRVCFSPSVDLNSTPDMEMDLKLMTELEAMGFSKAQSRKALCSGNSSIEAAINWIIDHENDTTSSEMPTCHQVPAIIPIEAVDSNHISEQVKLRAKALRKQAHHKKADEERKQEREHEKERIRAGKELLEAKQLAEEMDKKRFMAQRRLEKEEERRARERVRQKLQQDKLERRSMLGLPSEGSTSMNLVTASPQKLSIGNPALLPVKPIAEREIMRECLRCLKHQNKEDNTSAIRAFNTLLIYVGNVVNNPDEGKFRKIRINNSAFQARVGKFEEGVKFLQLCGFEIVEGGKFLCLAREKVHMERLKTAGNELQNALTNPFFGLLST; from the exons ATGCAGCGTCACCTCCCTATACTTTCATCTTCAATCATTCTTGCTCAAAGTTTCATCCTGCATCACTTTTGTCGCGTATGTTTTTCCCCATC TGTGGATCTTAATTCTACCCCAGATATGGAAATGGATTTGAAATTGATGACCGAGCTTGAAGCAATGGGTTTCTCAAAGGCTCAATCCAGAAAAGCTCTTTGCTCTG GTAATTCAAGTATTGAGGCTGCTATAAATTGGATTATTGATCATGAAAATGATACAACTAGTAGTGAGATGCCAACG TGTCATCAGGTTCCAGCCATCATTCCTATTGAAGCGGTTGACTCAAATCATATTTCTGAACAAGTCAAGCTGAGAGCAAAGGCATTAAG AAAACAGGCACATCACAAGAAAGCAGACGAAGAAAGGAAACAGGAAAGAGAACACGAGAAG GAGAGGATTCGAGCAGGTAAAGAACTTTTAGAGGCTAAACAATTGGCTGAAGAAATGGACAAGAAACG GTTTATGGCTCAGCGAAGACTAGAGAAAGAGGAGGAGAGAAGAGCTAGGGAGAGAGTTCGTCAGAAGCTGCAGCAAGATAAG CTGGAACGAAGGAGCATGCTTGGATTGCCTAGTGAAGGCTCAACGTCAATGAATCTTGTGACTGCATCACCACAGAAATTGTCGATCGGAAACCCTGCTTTACTACCTGTTAAGCCTATTGCAGAAAGAGAAATCATGAGAGAATGTTTACGGTGTCTCAAGCATCAAAACAAG GAAGATAATACTAGTGCTATAAGAGCCTTCAACACTCTCTTGATTTACGTGGGAAACGTCGTCAACAATCCTGATGAAGGAAAGTTCAGGAAGATCCGCATCAACAACTCAGCATTTCAG GCCAGAGTCGGTAAATTCGAGGAAGGTGTCAAGTTTCTTCAACTATGCGGATTTGAGATAGTGGAGGGAGGCAAGTTTTTGTGCTTGGCCCGAGAAAAAGTTCACATGGAGAGATTAAAAACAGCGGGGAATGAGTTACAGAATGCTTTAACAAACCCTTTCTTTGGACTCCTATCTACATAA
- the LOC140808742 gene encoding uncharacterized protein isoform X2, which yields MPNMVTYCDSRVLRFSLFLGFLIDRMHHFMRKLIKLRGSTGASKQEVERLEKEKLQLKEKEEKAAGEMKRLQKEVLSLTENLKKLNLESTEKDKKFETAESHVAALQKQAADLLLEYDRLLEDNQNLQNQALGYRN from the exons ATGCCTAATATGGTTACTTATTGTGATTCTCGAGTTTTGA GATTTTCTCTCTTCCTCGGATTTTTAATCGACCGTATGCATCATTTCATGCGAAAATTGATCAAATTAAGGGGCAGCACTGGAGCTTCAAAGCAAGAAGTTGAGAGACTCGAGAAAGAAAAATTGCAGCTCAAGGAAAAAGAAGAGAAAGCTGCTGGCGAAATGAAGCGCTTGCAGAAAGAAGTGTTAAGCTTAACCGAAAATCTAAAGAAGCTTAATTTGGAGTCTACAGAAAAAGATAAGAAATTTGAAACTGCAGAAAGTCACGTTGCTGCCCTTCAGAAACAAGCTGCAGATTTACTCCTAGAATACGATCGCCTTTTGGAAGACAATCAAAATCTTCAGAATCAAGCTCTTGGCTACCGGAATTga
- the LOC140809688 gene encoding uncharacterized protein isoform X3 yields the protein MEMDLKLMTELEAMGFSKAQSRKALCSGNSSIEAAINWIIDHENDTTSSEMPTCHQVPAIIPIEAVDSNHISEQVKLRAKALRKQAHHKKADEERKQEREHEKERIRAGKELLEAKQLAEEMDKKRFMAQRRLEKEEERRARERVRQKLQQDKLERRSMLGLPSEGSTSMNLVTASPQKLSIGNPALLPVKPIAEREIMRECLRCLKHQNKEDNTSAIRAFNTLLIYVGNVVNNPDEGKFRKIRINNSAFQARVGKFEEGVKFLQLCGFEIVEGGKFLCLAREKVHMERLKTAGNELQNALTNPFFGLLST from the exons ATGGAAATGGATTTGAAATTGATGACCGAGCTTGAAGCAATGGGTTTCTCAAAGGCTCAATCCAGAAAAGCTCTTTGCTCTG GTAATTCAAGTATTGAGGCTGCTATAAATTGGATTATTGATCATGAAAATGATACAACTAGTAGTGAGATGCCAACG TGTCATCAGGTTCCAGCCATCATTCCTATTGAAGCGGTTGACTCAAATCATATTTCTGAACAAGTCAAGCTGAGAGCAAAGGCATTAAG AAAACAGGCACATCACAAGAAAGCAGACGAAGAAAGGAAACAGGAAAGAGAACACGAGAAG GAGAGGATTCGAGCAGGTAAAGAACTTTTAGAGGCTAAACAATTGGCTGAAGAAATGGACAAGAAACG GTTTATGGCTCAGCGAAGACTAGAGAAAGAGGAGGAGAGAAGAGCTAGGGAGAGAGTTCGTCAGAAGCTGCAGCAAGATAAG CTGGAACGAAGGAGCATGCTTGGATTGCCTAGTGAAGGCTCAACGTCAATGAATCTTGTGACTGCATCACCACAGAAATTGTCGATCGGAAACCCTGCTTTACTACCTGTTAAGCCTATTGCAGAAAGAGAAATCATGAGAGAATGTTTACGGTGTCTCAAGCATCAAAACAAG GAAGATAATACTAGTGCTATAAGAGCCTTCAACACTCTCTTGATTTACGTGGGAAACGTCGTCAACAATCCTGATGAAGGAAAGTTCAGGAAGATCCGCATCAACAACTCAGCATTTCAG GCCAGAGTCGGTAAATTCGAGGAAGGTGTCAAGTTTCTTCAACTATGCGGATTTGAGATAGTGGAGGGAGGCAAGTTTTTGTGCTTGGCCCGAGAAAAAGTTCACATGGAGAGATTAAAAACAGCGGGGAATGAGTTACAGAATGCTTTAACAAACCCTTTCTTTGGACTCCTATCTACATAA
- the LOC140809688 gene encoding uncharacterized protein isoform X4 translates to MQRHLPILSSSIILAQSFILHHFCRVCFSPSVDLNSTPDMEMDLKLMTELEAMGFSKAQSRKALCSGNSSIEAAINWIIDHENDTTSSEMPTCHQVPAIIPIEAVDSNHISEQVKLRAKALRKQAHHKKADEERKQEREHEKERIRAGKELLEAKQLAEEMDKKRFMAQRRLEKEEERRARERVRQKLQQDKLERRSMLGLPSEGSTSMNLVTASPQKLSIGNPALLPVKPIAEREIMRECLRCLKHQNKEDNTSAIRAFNTLLIYVGNVVNNPDEGKFRKIRINNSAFQVKMFRRHMYVKAI, encoded by the exons ATGCAGCGTCACCTCCCTATACTTTCATCTTCAATCATTCTTGCTCAAAGTTTCATCCTGCATCACTTTTGTCGCGTATGTTTTTCCCCATC TGTGGATCTTAATTCTACCCCAGATATGGAAATGGATTTGAAATTGATGACCGAGCTTGAAGCAATGGGTTTCTCAAAGGCTCAATCCAGAAAAGCTCTTTGCTCTG GTAATTCAAGTATTGAGGCTGCTATAAATTGGATTATTGATCATGAAAATGATACAACTAGTAGTGAGATGCCAACG TGTCATCAGGTTCCAGCCATCATTCCTATTGAAGCGGTTGACTCAAATCATATTTCTGAACAAGTCAAGCTGAGAGCAAAGGCATTAAG AAAACAGGCACATCACAAGAAAGCAGACGAAGAAAGGAAACAGGAAAGAGAACACGAGAAG GAGAGGATTCGAGCAGGTAAAGAACTTTTAGAGGCTAAACAATTGGCTGAAGAAATGGACAAGAAACG GTTTATGGCTCAGCGAAGACTAGAGAAAGAGGAGGAGAGAAGAGCTAGGGAGAGAGTTCGTCAGAAGCTGCAGCAAGATAAG CTGGAACGAAGGAGCATGCTTGGATTGCCTAGTGAAGGCTCAACGTCAATGAATCTTGTGACTGCATCACCACAGAAATTGTCGATCGGAAACCCTGCTTTACTACCTGTTAAGCCTATTGCAGAAAGAGAAATCATGAGAGAATGTTTACGGTGTCTCAAGCATCAAAACAAG GAAGATAATACTAGTGCTATAAGAGCCTTCAACACTCTCTTGATTTACGTGGGAAACGTCGTCAACAATCCTGATGAAGGAAAGTTCAGGAAGATCCGCATCAACAACTCAGCATTTCAGGTAAAGATGTTCCGTAGACATATGTATGTAAAAGCCATCTAA
- the LOC140809688 gene encoding uncharacterized protein isoform X2, protein MQRHLPILSSSIILAQSFILHHFCRVCFSPSVDLNSTPDMEMDLKLMTELEAMGFSKAQSRKALCSGNSSIEAAINWIIDHENDTTSSEMPTVPAIIPIEAVDSNHISEQVKLRAKALRKQAHHKKADEERKQEREHEKERIRAGKELLEAKQLAEEMDKKRFMAQRRLEKEEERRARERVRQKLQQDKLERRSMLGLPSEGSTSMNLVTASPQKLSIGNPALLPVKPIAEREIMRECLRCLKHQNKEDNTSAIRAFNTLLIYVGNVVNNPDEGKFRKIRINNSAFQARVGKFEEGVKFLQLCGFEIVEGGKFLCLAREKVHMERLKTAGNELQNALTNPFFGLLST, encoded by the exons ATGCAGCGTCACCTCCCTATACTTTCATCTTCAATCATTCTTGCTCAAAGTTTCATCCTGCATCACTTTTGTCGCGTATGTTTTTCCCCATC TGTGGATCTTAATTCTACCCCAGATATGGAAATGGATTTGAAATTGATGACCGAGCTTGAAGCAATGGGTTTCTCAAAGGCTCAATCCAGAAAAGCTCTTTGCTCTG GTAATTCAAGTATTGAGGCTGCTATAAATTGGATTATTGATCATGAAAATGATACAACTAGTAGTGAGATGCCAACG GTTCCAGCCATCATTCCTATTGAAGCGGTTGACTCAAATCATATTTCTGAACAAGTCAAGCTGAGAGCAAAGGCATTAAG AAAACAGGCACATCACAAGAAAGCAGACGAAGAAAGGAAACAGGAAAGAGAACACGAGAAG GAGAGGATTCGAGCAGGTAAAGAACTTTTAGAGGCTAAACAATTGGCTGAAGAAATGGACAAGAAACG GTTTATGGCTCAGCGAAGACTAGAGAAAGAGGAGGAGAGAAGAGCTAGGGAGAGAGTTCGTCAGAAGCTGCAGCAAGATAAG CTGGAACGAAGGAGCATGCTTGGATTGCCTAGTGAAGGCTCAACGTCAATGAATCTTGTGACTGCATCACCACAGAAATTGTCGATCGGAAACCCTGCTTTACTACCTGTTAAGCCTATTGCAGAAAGAGAAATCATGAGAGAATGTTTACGGTGTCTCAAGCATCAAAACAAG GAAGATAATACTAGTGCTATAAGAGCCTTCAACACTCTCTTGATTTACGTGGGAAACGTCGTCAACAATCCTGATGAAGGAAAGTTCAGGAAGATCCGCATCAACAACTCAGCATTTCAG GCCAGAGTCGGTAAATTCGAGGAAGGTGTCAAGTTTCTTCAACTATGCGGATTTGAGATAGTGGAGGGAGGCAAGTTTTTGTGCTTGGCCCGAGAAAAAGTTCACATGGAGAGATTAAAAACAGCGGGGAATGAGTTACAGAATGCTTTAACAAACCCTTTCTTTGGACTCCTATCTACATAA
- the LOC140810462 gene encoding uncharacterized protein, which yields MGEVAREEGKRTIKLFCPSVSKIVQIIEREDQRLDLGFISRAFGLDPNTLKLNGHFISRGVDFIASSVTWKSLIGFFSARGLSTGGTDSDALLVHGKPSRNAPKRPVDLSTQTAWCNGPDASRSKRKLLLEDESHLKRSRTYEAFPYNCTTQIVLLLYQLEVCYGRLLAGNGTTTSNRRSSPCSFFSENTKRIRDEENVATTPLKKIR from the exons ATGGGAGAAGTGGCGAGGGAAGAGGGAAAAAGAACCATAAAGCTATTTTGCCCATCTGTCTCCAAGATTGTCCAGATTATTGAACGTGAAGATCAGAGGTTGGACCTCGGATTCATTTCCCGGGCTTTCGGGCTCGACCCGAATACCTTGAAGCTCAACGGTCACTTTATAAGTCGAGGGGTTGATTTCATAGCTTCTTCGGTGACATGGAAGTCTTTGATTGGTTTCTTTTCCGCTCGAGGGTTGTCCACCGGCGGCACTGATTCCGATGCTCTTCTTGTTCATGGCAAGCCATCCAGAAATGCTCCCAAAA GACCAGTAGATCTGAGTACTCAAACAGCTTGGTGCAATGGACCTGATGCTTCCCGTTCGAAGCGGAAGTTATTGCTGGAAGATGAGAGTCACCTAAAGAGATCGAGAACTTATGAAGCCTTCCCAT ATAATTGCACAACTCAAATCGTTTTGCTTCTATATCAATTAG AGGTTTGTTACGGACGTCTCCTGGCTGGAAATGGCACTACCACATCAAACAGAAGATCTTCTCCATGCAGTTTTTTCAGCGAAAACACCAAAAGAATTAGAGACGAAGAAAATGTTGCTACCACTCCTTTGAAGAAAATAAGATGA
- the LOC140808742 gene encoding uncharacterized protein isoform X1 produces MIPLFFLVVCSEGLVAFLLMVKIGPLRELVMKGLDQVKMRRATVLTIAGTIFVILLSNLFSILKIQNKGVKHGTMTPMDQVLWRTNLLEATLMGFSLFLGFLIDRMHHFMRKLIKLRGSTGASKQEVERLEKEKLQLKEKEEKAAGEMKRLQKEVLSLTENLKKLNLESTEKDKKFETAESHVAALQKQAADLLLEYDRLLEDNQNLQNQALGYRN; encoded by the exons ATGATTCCGTTGTTCTTTTTAGTTGTATGTTCGGAGGGCTTGGTGGCATTCCTTTTGATGGTGAAGATTGGGCCACTTAGGGAACTGGTAATGAAGGGTTTGGATCAAGTGAAAATGAGAAGGGCTACTGTTTTAACCATTGCTGGTACTATATTTGTTATTCTCTTATCAAACTTATTTAGCATACTCAAGATTCAGAATAAGGGGGTTAAGCATGGAACAATGACACCAATGGATCAAGTACTTTGGAGGACCAACTTGTTAGAGGCTACTCTGATGG GATTTTCTCTCTTCCTCGGATTTTTAATCGACCGTATGCATCATTTCATGCGAAAATTGATCAAATTAAGGGGCAGCACTGGAGCTTCAAAGCAAGAAGTTGAGAGACTCGAGAAAGAAAAATTGCAGCTCAAGGAAAAAGAAGAGAAAGCTGCTGGCGAAATGAAGCGCTTGCAGAAAGAAGTGTTAAGCTTAACCGAAAATCTAAAGAAGCTTAATTTGGAGTCTACAGAAAAAGATAAGAAATTTGAAACTGCAGAAAGTCACGTTGCTGCCCTTCAGAAACAAGCTGCAGATTTACTCCTAGAATACGATCGCCTTTTGGAAGACAATCAAAATCTTCAGAATCAAGCTCTTGGCTACCGGAATTga